The Hydrogenobacter thermophilus TK-6 genome window below encodes:
- a CDS encoding glycosyltransferase family 39 protein has protein sequence MIYVLFFNLTLLAFRIFYVLYYPIDLSPEEAQYWDWSRNLDLSYYSKPPMVAYMNFLSSKLLGNSELAVRITPILLSFLLSIFTYLFVKKIFDKKVALIASTLPQLTIGYAINSLLMTTDAPFIFFWSLSVMCLYLAFEKNRASLWLLTGVLAGLAFLSKYPAVFLLPISLAYMTLYRRDLLKSPNPYLSLLPAFFLSLPVLIWNYLHNFVSFKHVSTLATKSQELFGLSNTLEFLGGQMLLLSLIPFFVLFYAWVRSLKDRRLIFFTFYSLPVFFFFLVLSLHKRVEANWSGFAYFSGFVLTSYFLSRSILLLPSYLISLILFIFLHFTPLLDMVGLGRLLPPERDPTKFLVGWRELGKRVSRLYTGNELVFSPQYQVTAELAFYTKGNPRTYCINLGRRMNQYDLWKGGMKAYMGKDAIFVSVSPAEERVLKAFDGIIWEEHYRVFWRGKEVGSFYIYKLRNYKGLEESLPMGY, from the coding sequence CTCGCCGGAGGAGGCTCAGTACTGGGACTGGTCAAGGAACTTGGACCTTAGCTACTATTCCAAACCCCCCATGGTTGCATATATGAACTTTTTGAGTAGCAAGCTTTTGGGAAACAGCGAGCTGGCAGTGAGGATAACTCCCATACTGCTCTCCTTCTTGCTCTCCATTTTCACCTACCTTTTTGTAAAAAAAATCTTTGATAAAAAGGTTGCCCTTATAGCCTCAACGCTTCCTCAGCTTACTATTGGTTATGCCATAAACTCACTGCTCATGACCACTGACGCTCCCTTTATCTTCTTCTGGTCCCTTTCTGTCATGTGCCTTTACTTGGCTTTTGAAAAGAATAGAGCAAGCCTTTGGCTGCTCACTGGAGTGCTGGCAGGTCTTGCTTTTTTAAGCAAGTATCCAGCTGTATTTCTTCTACCTATTAGTCTTGCTTACATGACTCTTTACAGAAGAGACCTCCTTAAAAGCCCAAACCCCTACCTTAGCCTTCTGCCTGCCTTTTTCCTTTCCCTTCCAGTGCTAATATGGAACTATCTTCACAACTTTGTATCTTTTAAGCATGTTTCCACCCTTGCTACAAAAAGCCAGGAGCTTTTTGGTCTATCCAATACTCTTGAGTTTTTGGGTGGTCAGATGCTTCTCCTTTCCTTAATTCCCTTTTTTGTACTATTCTACGCGTGGGTGAGAAGTTTAAAGGACAGGAGGCTTATCTTTTTTACCTTCTACTCCCTTCCTGTTTTTTTCTTCTTTCTGGTGCTTTCTCTCCACAAGAGGGTGGAAGCCAACTGGTCTGGATTTGCCTACTTTTCTGGCTTTGTGCTAACTTCTTACTTTCTCTCAAGAAGCATCCTGCTGCTGCCTTCCTACCTCATATCTTTGATTCTCTTTATTTTCCTGCATTTTACACCTCTTCTGGATATGGTGGGTCTTGGAAGACTTTTGCCTCCTGAGAGAGACCCCACCAAGTTTTTAGTAGGGTGGAGGGAGCTGGGTAAAAGGGTGAGCCGGCTTTATACGGGCAATGAGCTTGTGTTTTCACCTCAGTATCAAGTTACTGCAGAGCTTGCCTTCTATACAAAAGGCAATCCAAGAACTTACTGCATAAACCTTGGGAGAAGGATGAACCAATATGACCTTTGGAAGGGGGGTATGAAGGCATACATGGGGAAAGATGCCATATTTGTGAGCGTATCACCCGCGGAGGAGAGAGTGCTTAAAGCCTTTGATGGTATAATATGGGAGGAGCATTACAGAGTCTTTTGGAGAGGCAAAGAGGTAGGAAGTTTTTACATATACAAGCTTAGAAACTACAAAGGTTTGGAGGAAAGCTTACCAATGGGCTATTAG
- the lepA gene encoding translation elongation factor 4 yields the protein MERIRNFSIIAHVDHGKSTLADRLLEFTGAVSRRELKEQMLDTLEIERERGITIKLQAVKMFYRAKDGNTYTLHLIDTPGHVDFSYEVSRALAACEGAVLLVDATQGIEAQTVANFWKAVEQDLVILPVINKIDLPSAEPDRVKRQIQDVLGLPSEDVLLVSAKEGIGIEEVLEAIVNRIPPPKGDTQKPLKALIFDSYYDQYRGAVAFVRIFDGEIKPGMRIRLFSTGKEFEVVEVGAQTPKMTKLEKLTTGDVGYIAASIKDLRDIKIGDTITDAKNPVESPVPGFRPVKPMVYAGIYPSEGYTYEQLRDALEKYAINDAAIQYEPETSPALGLGFRVGFLGLLHMEIVQERLEREYGVSIITTAPSVVYRVRLKSGEIKEIRNPSDLPENWGIVEAIEEPFVLLTIITPKDFVGNIINLCQEKRGVQQKFLYLDPNTVMLEYHMPLSEIIMDFHDKIKGLSKGYASYDYEFLGFKEEDLVRLNVFINNQPVDALSFIVHREKAYRRARQLVEKLKEVIPRQLFEVKVQAGIGSKVIASERIPPLRANVTAKCYGGDITRKKKLLEKQKEGKKRLKQFGKVELPQEAFLAVLKVE from the coding sequence ATGGAGAGGATAAGGAACTTTTCCATAATAGCGCATGTGGACCATGGCAAGTCTACCCTGGCGGATAGGCTTCTTGAATTTACTGGAGCCGTGTCAAGGCGTGAGCTAAAAGAGCAGATGCTAGACACTCTGGAGATAGAGAGGGAGAGGGGTATAACCATAAAGCTCCAAGCTGTCAAGATGTTTTACAGAGCAAAGGACGGAAACACCTATACCCTACACCTGATAGACACACCTGGACATGTGGACTTTTCTTACGAAGTTTCAAGGGCTCTTGCTGCCTGTGAGGGGGCAGTGCTTCTTGTGGATGCAACGCAGGGAATAGAAGCCCAAACGGTAGCTAACTTTTGGAAAGCTGTGGAGCAAGACCTTGTGATACTACCCGTTATCAACAAAATAGACCTTCCTTCTGCAGAGCCAGATAGGGTAAAAAGACAGATACAGGATGTGCTGGGACTTCCCTCCGAAGATGTTCTGCTGGTATCTGCCAAGGAAGGCATAGGTATAGAGGAAGTGCTAGAAGCTATAGTAAATCGCATACCCCCACCCAAGGGAGACACCCAAAAGCCTCTAAAAGCTCTCATATTTGACTCTTACTACGACCAGTACAGGGGTGCTGTGGCTTTTGTGAGGATTTTTGATGGTGAGATAAAGCCCGGTATGCGCATAAGGCTGTTCTCCACGGGAAAGGAGTTTGAGGTGGTAGAAGTAGGTGCTCAAACACCCAAGATGACCAAGTTGGAGAAACTTACCACAGGAGATGTGGGATACATAGCCGCTTCCATAAAAGACCTTAGGGACATAAAGATAGGAGACACCATAACGGATGCCAAAAACCCTGTGGAAAGTCCTGTACCCGGCTTTAGACCTGTCAAGCCTATGGTTTATGCAGGTATATACCCTTCCGAAGGATACACCTATGAACAGCTGAGGGATGCACTTGAAAAGTATGCCATAAACGACGCAGCCATTCAGTACGAGCCAGAAACCTCCCCTGCGCTGGGTTTGGGTTTTAGAGTAGGCTTTTTGGGACTGTTGCATATGGAGATAGTCCAAGAGAGGCTTGAAAGAGAGTATGGCGTTAGCATCATCACCACCGCACCCAGCGTAGTATACAGGGTGAGACTAAAGAGCGGTGAGATAAAAGAGATAAGAAATCCCTCAGACCTCCCAGAAAACTGGGGCATTGTGGAAGCCATAGAAGAGCCTTTTGTCCTCCTTACCATCATAACACCCAAGGATTTTGTTGGCAACATTATAAATCTTTGTCAGGAGAAGCGAGGTGTGCAGCAAAAGTTTCTTTACCTTGACCCAAACACCGTCATGCTTGAGTACCACATGCCCCTTAGCGAGATCATAATGGACTTTCACGACAAGATAAAGGGATTATCTAAGGGGTATGCCTCTTACGATTATGAATTTCTGGGCTTTAAAGAGGAGGACCTTGTAAGGCTCAATGTGTTTATAAACAACCAGCCTGTTGATGCCCTTTCCTTTATAGTGCACAGGGAGAAAGCTTACAGAAGGGCAAGGCAGTTGGTGGAAAAGCTCAAGGAGGTAATACCAAGACAGCTCTTTGAGGTGAAGGTGCAGGCAGGGATAGGGAGCAAGGTCATAGCCTCTGAAAGAATACCACCACTCAGGGCAAATGTGACAGCCAAGTGCTACGGTGGAGACATAACAAGAAAGAAAAAGCTTCTTGAAAAGCAGAAGGAGGGTAAAAAGAGACTCAAACAGTTTGGGAAGGTAGAGCTTCCCCAAGAGGCCTTTTTGGCGGTGCTGAAGGTGGAGTGA
- the aroE gene encoding shikimate dehydrogenase, which translates to MNLSGKTEVYGIVGFPVKHSLSPVFQNAFFEYLSLDAVYVPFEVKPDSFKEAFLGLKALGVKGVNITVPFKERAFELCDLSDEPSKVIRAVNTVKFTDRIEGYNTDWIGFLRALRELEKELEGKKVLVLGAGGTAKAVVYALSREGCYIYIFNRTYERAIELARNFSAQVVKKPEDVLDDADIIINTTSVGLSDDDPPLFDYQMLRDHHIVFDVIYRSTPLVKTALKKGAKAQNGLSMLIYQGMESFRIWTGLEAPVSVAINSLSDYVLS; encoded by the coding sequence ATGAACTTATCAGGGAAGACGGAAGTTTATGGCATAGTAGGTTTTCCTGTCAAACACTCCCTCTCACCTGTTTTTCAGAATGCATTTTTTGAGTACCTTTCCTTAGATGCTGTTTACGTGCCTTTTGAGGTAAAGCCAGACAGTTTCAAAGAAGCCTTCTTGGGTCTTAAGGCTCTTGGTGTAAAAGGTGTAAACATAACAGTGCCTTTTAAGGAGAGGGCTTTTGAGCTTTGTGATCTTTCTGACGAACCTTCAAAGGTTATACGGGCTGTCAATACAGTTAAGTTTACAGACAGGATAGAGGGATACAACACAGACTGGATAGGTTTTCTCAGAGCGCTCAGAGAGCTTGAGAAGGAGCTTGAAGGTAAAAAAGTGCTGGTTTTAGGTGCTGGTGGCACAGCAAAGGCTGTGGTTTATGCTCTCAGCAGGGAAGGATGTTATATTTACATATTCAACAGGACATACGAAAGAGCCATTGAGCTTGCCAGAAACTTCTCCGCACAGGTGGTAAAAAAGCCTGAGGATGTGCTTGATGATGCGGACATAATAATAAACACCACTTCGGTAGGTCTATCAGATGATGATCCTCCTCTCTTTGATTACCAAATGCTAAGGGACCATCACATAGTTTTTGATGTTATATACAGAAGCACACCTCTTGTAAAAACTGCTTTAAAGAAGGGGGCAAAGGCTCAAAATGGGCTTTCTATGCTTATCTATCAAGGAATGGAGAGTTTTAGAATATGGACAGGCTTGGAAGCGCCTGTGAGTGTGGCTATAAATAGCCTTTCCGATTATGTGTTATCATAA
- a CDS encoding RNA ligase, translating to MIDAQIVKEALKKNKVRTEVFKDIEYLRFTDDYKDIPRGTAIFKDFVVWGYPHIGRIFQLTTGLPEQFNAPVWVEEKVDGYNTRIFSYKGEIYTLTRGGYICPFTTDRVREFISEKFFEENPHLVLCAEVAGPENPYVEEFPPYIQEDIAFFVFDIMKKGEQGFLPYREKLRIIDKYGLPHVEMFGRFELTQIEEIKRLLKKLNQEKREGVVFKEDAERDKRVKYITSYANINDIKVTSLNMLGLPADYYTNRLLRLALFIEEEQVEKNESLYKEIGEAFLEGIFKACQMVRSEGKVYRTFRCRFNKKENALLFLEQMKHASAHIQIAERSLEKKGRYYLLEFDKVFLNMTGLLGHLLKGGSVID from the coding sequence ATGATAGATGCACAGATAGTCAAAGAAGCACTGAAGAAAAACAAGGTAAGAACGGAAGTTTTTAAGGATATAGAGTACCTCAGATTCACCGATGACTACAAAGACATACCCAGAGGTACTGCCATCTTTAAGGACTTTGTGGTGTGGGGCTACCCACACATAGGAAGAATATTTCAGCTCACAACTGGCCTTCCAGAGCAGTTTAATGCACCTGTATGGGTAGAGGAGAAGGTGGACGGATACAACACTCGGATATTCTCTTACAAAGGAGAGATTTACACTTTGACAAGGGGTGGATACATATGCCCCTTCACCACTGACAGAGTGAGAGAGTTTATAAGTGAGAAGTTCTTTGAAGAAAATCCCCATCTTGTCCTGTGTGCGGAGGTGGCAGGTCCAGAAAATCCCTATGTGGAGGAGTTCCCCCCATACATCCAAGAAGACATAGCCTTCTTTGTCTTTGATATTATGAAAAAGGGAGAGCAGGGCTTTTTACCGTACAGGGAAAAGCTCAGGATTATAGACAAATACGGACTTCCTCATGTGGAGATGTTTGGAAGGTTTGAGCTGACGCAGATAGAGGAGATAAAGCGCCTCCTGAAAAAGCTCAACCAAGAGAAAAGAGAGGGGGTTGTGTTTAAAGAGGATGCTGAGCGCGATAAAAGGGTAAAGTACATAACCAGCTATGCCAACATCAACGACATAAAGGTGACATCCCTAAACATGCTGGGTCTACCAGCAGATTACTATACCAATAGACTTTTGAGACTGGCACTCTTTATAGAAGAAGAACAGGTCGAAAAAAATGAAAGCCTCTATAAGGAGATAGGAGAAGCCTTTCTGGAGGGCATATTCAAGGCATGTCAGATGGTGAGGTCCGAAGGAAAGGTTTACAGAACCTTCAGATGTAGGTTCAACAAAAAGGAAAATGCCCTTCTCTTTCTTGAACAGATGAAACATGCTTCTGCACATATCCAGATTGCCGAAAGGTCGTTGGAGAAGAAAGGCAGATATTACCTGCTGGAGTTTGACAAAGTTTTTCTCAACATGACTGGTCTTTTGGGACACCTTCTAAAAGGTGGGTCTGTAATAGATTAG
- a CDS encoding RNA ligase partner protein translates to MDTFVLDTSVFTNPDVYHQFEEDQLGAIENFISLASHTNANFFMPTSVYYEFTKMVSLGDLAPKFELVVRIRSPRKWGLMVPAEFLYEFIEEVRYRINKGLRIAEEHTKEAGKLAEEEVGRVVNRLREKYREALRAGIIDSKEDVDVLLLSYELDAILVSGDEGLRKWADRVGIKLIDPKNLRYIMENLTKVGR, encoded by the coding sequence ATGGACACTTTTGTCCTTGATACAAGTGTTTTTACAAATCCGGATGTATACCATCAGTTTGAAGAGGATCAACTGGGGGCTATAGAAAACTTTATTTCCCTTGCATCTCATACCAATGCTAACTTCTTTATGCCCACATCTGTGTATTACGAATTTACCAAGATGGTGAGCCTGGGGGACCTTGCTCCCAAATTTGAACTGGTGGTCAGAATACGATCACCAAGAAAGTGGGGGCTGATGGTGCCTGCCGAGTTTCTCTACGAGTTTATAGAGGAGGTAAGATACAGGATAAACAAAGGTTTGAGAATAGCTGAAGAACACACCAAAGAGGCTGGAAAGCTGGCGGAAGAGGAGGTGGGAAGGGTGGTAAACAGACTGAGGGAAAAATACAGAGAGGCGCTAAGGGCAGGCATCATAGACAGTAAGGAGGATGTTGATGTCCTGCTTCTCTCTTACGAGCTTGACGCCATACTTGTTTCTGGTGATGAGGGTCTTAGAAAGTGGGCAGACAGGGTGGGCATAAAACTCATAGACCCAAAAAACCTTAGGTACATAATGGAGAACCTCACCAAGGTAGGAAGGTAA
- the recG gene encoding ATP-dependent DNA helicase RecG, producing MENLEKARKFIQELESNRVKLKRSYGVGIYLFNLLKQHLESTYLNLLKEFDKLPIEKRIGILKVIKGRLSQPAYKKAVDFSHVEKKPIEKFFLPIEKVSILDQKEKKLLKALGINDLYSALWYLPVRYEDRRLNNSIKTTKPGQKVALKLRVLETGYDPSEKYPAYVKCEDGTGILYLRFRYKDQKPLYAFKKGSYIVAYGRLKEFKGEKYMVHPEVSFQEEEFGKILPFYYIRSKGEIKAISSKTRHRKIRQAIGKLLEYVKYMPEYLPEELLQKYQFPNIAESLYMAHSPQDGDEDALNSRATPFQRRLIYEELFLFQLLLQIRKRQISNLEAVKLSHPEKHTEELISTLPFKLTEAQRRVLEEIAKDLKTGKPMNRLLQGDVGSGKTVVAMAVSYAFAREGYQCAIMAPTEILAQQHYENFKRFLEPLGVKVGLLTSSVKGSARNSVYRHISAGNISVLIGTHALLQDRLEFENLAFVVIDEQHRFGVMQRREMLSKGKNLFPHCLVMSATPIPRTLALSLYGDLDISIIDQMPEGRKPVITKLIFESQMEKCISFIRSELEKGGKVYVVYPLIEGSEKVELKSATESYMLWKSLFPDRKVLLMHGRLKDQEKEAVMREFKESADILVSTTVIEVGVDVPSATVMVIESAHMFGLSQIHQLRGRVGRSERQGYCFLVVPDSLKNTDAEAIKRLRVLVQTSDGFKIAEEDLKMRGPGELLGASQSGYFGFTVASLARAEDRYLLELAKEDAKAMIEKLNHMENLKKVLAYRYKDSIDMSYIA from the coding sequence ATGGAGAACTTAGAGAAAGCAAGAAAGTTTATACAGGAGCTTGAAAGCAACAGGGTAAAACTAAAAAGGAGCTACGGCGTAGGCATTTATCTTTTTAACCTCCTCAAGCAACACCTGGAATCCACATATCTTAACCTTCTTAAGGAGTTTGACAAGCTCCCTATAGAAAAGCGCATAGGTATACTCAAAGTCATAAAAGGAAGACTCAGCCAGCCTGCCTACAAAAAGGCGGTGGATTTTTCTCATGTGGAGAAAAAGCCCATAGAGAAGTTTTTTCTGCCTATTGAAAAGGTCAGTATTCTTGACCAGAAAGAGAAGAAGCTTTTGAAAGCTCTTGGTATAAATGACCTTTACTCGGCTCTGTGGTATCTTCCTGTCAGATACGAAGACAGAAGGCTCAACAACTCAATAAAAACCACCAAGCCAGGACAAAAGGTAGCGCTAAAGCTAAGAGTGTTGGAAACAGGTTATGACCCTTCGGAGAAGTATCCCGCATATGTAAAGTGTGAGGATGGTACTGGCATTTTGTATCTGCGCTTTCGCTACAAAGACCAAAAGCCCCTTTATGCTTTCAAAAAGGGGTCTTATATAGTAGCCTACGGAAGACTCAAAGAGTTCAAAGGTGAGAAGTACATGGTGCATCCAGAGGTTTCCTTCCAAGAGGAAGAATTTGGCAAAATCCTACCCTTTTACTACATAAGAAGCAAAGGAGAGATAAAAGCCATATCTTCCAAAACCAGACACAGAAAGATAAGACAAGCCATAGGAAAGCTCCTTGAGTATGTCAAGTACATGCCGGAGTATCTTCCTGAGGAGCTACTGCAAAAGTATCAATTTCCAAATATAGCGGAAAGTCTTTATATGGCACACAGTCCTCAGGATGGGGATGAGGATGCACTCAACAGTCGCGCAACTCCTTTTCAGAGAAGGCTTATCTACGAAGAGCTTTTCCTCTTTCAGCTCCTTCTTCAAATAAGAAAGAGGCAGATAAGCAACCTTGAGGCAGTAAAGCTCTCCCACCCAGAGAAACATACGGAGGAACTAATCAGCACACTACCTTTTAAACTAACAGAAGCCCAAAGAAGGGTCCTTGAAGAGATAGCAAAAGACTTAAAGACGGGAAAGCCTATGAACAGGCTGCTTCAGGGGGATGTGGGGAGTGGCAAAACGGTGGTGGCTATGGCTGTATCTTACGCTTTTGCCAGAGAGGGCTACCAGTGCGCCATAATGGCTCCCACAGAGATACTGGCACAGCAACATTACGAGAACTTTAAAAGATTTCTTGAGCCCCTGGGGGTAAAGGTGGGCTTGCTGACAAGTTCCGTTAAAGGTTCTGCAAGAAATAGCGTTTATAGGCACATCTCTGCAGGAAATATAAGCGTTCTTATAGGTACGCATGCTCTTCTTCAAGACAGGTTGGAATTTGAAAACTTAGCCTTTGTGGTGATAGATGAGCAACACAGGTTTGGTGTGATGCAAAGAAGGGAGATGCTCAGCAAAGGTAAGAATCTTTTCCCTCACTGCCTTGTAATGAGCGCAACACCCATACCAAGAACTTTAGCTCTCTCCCTTTACGGTGACCTGGACATATCCATCATAGACCAGATGCCAGAAGGCAGAAAACCAGTAATTACAAAGTTGATATTTGAATCACAGATGGAAAAGTGTATTAGCTTTATAAGGAGCGAGCTTGAAAAAGGCGGAAAGGTATACGTGGTTTATCCTCTCATAGAAGGCTCTGAGAAGGTGGAGCTAAAGTCAGCAACGGAAAGCTACATGCTCTGGAAAAGTCTATTTCCAGACAGGAAGGTGCTTTTGATGCACGGCAGGCTAAAGGATCAGGAAAAGGAGGCGGTTATGCGGGAGTTTAAAGAAAGCGCAGACATTCTGGTTTCTACCACCGTGATAGAGGTGGGTGTGGATGTGCCATCGGCAACTGTTATGGTGATAGAGTCGGCTCATATGTTCGGGTTATCTCAGATACACCAGCTCAGAGGCAGAGTAGGAAGGTCAGAAAGGCAAGGGTACTGCTTTTTAGTGGTGCCAGACAGCCTCAAAAATACGGATGCTGAAGCCATAAAAAGGCTCAGGGTGCTGGTGCAAACGAGCGATGGCTTCAAAATAGCTGAAGAAGACCTCAAGATGAGGGGTCCTGGTGAGCTTCTGGGTGCTTCCCAATCGGGTTATTTTGGTTTTACTGTTGCCAGTTTGGCAAGGGCGGAAGATAGATACCTGCTGGAGCTTGCCAAAGAAGACGCAAAAGCAATGATAGAGAAGCTTAACCATATGGAAAACCTGAAGAAAGTCTTAGCTTACAGATACAAGGATAGCATAGATATGAGCTACATAGCTTGA